Proteins from a single region of Macrotis lagotis isolate mMagLag1 chromosome 2, bilby.v1.9.chrom.fasta, whole genome shotgun sequence:
- the CHAD gene encoding chondroadherin yields MASPTLLVGLCLLLVGLLPSLHACPQNCHCHGGDLQHVICDNVGLRKIPKVSEKTRLLNLQRNNFPVLAANSFKATPALVSLHLQHCQVREVAAGAFRGLKQLIYLYLSNNDIRVLRNGAFDDLTELTYLYLDHNKVSELPRGLLSPLVNLFILQLSSNKIRELRPGAFQGAKDLRWLYLSDNALSTVQPGALDDVENLAKFHLDKNQLSTYPTAALSKLRVVEELKLSHNPLKVIPDQAFQSFGRYLETLILDNMNLEKFSDGAFLGVTTLKHVHLENNRLNQLPSNFPFDGLETLTLTNNPWKCTCQLHGLRRWLEAKASRPDATCASPTKFRGQHIRETAAFRGCKFPTKRSKKASRH; encoded by the exons ATGGCTTCCCCAACCCTCCTGGTCGGCCTCTGCCTGCTGCTGGTCGGCCTCCTGCCTTCCCTGCACGCCTGCCCCCAGAACTGCCACTGCCATGGCGGGGACCTACAACATGTCATCTGCGACAACGTGGGGCTGCGCAAGATCCCCAAGGTGTCTGAGAAGACCCGGCTGCTCAACTTGCAGCGCAACAACTTCCCGGTGCTGGCGGCTAACTCTTTCAAAGCCACCCCCGCCCTGGTCTCCCTGCATCTCCAGCACTGCCAGGTGCGCGAAGTGGCCGCCGGCGCTTTCCGAGGTCTTAAGCAGCTCATCTACTTGTACTTGTCCAACAATGACATTCGGGTGTTGCGCAACGGCGCCTTTGACGACCTCACGGAGCTCACCTATCTCTACCTGGACCACAACAAGGTGAGCGAATTGCCCCGGGGATTGCTCTCCCCTCTAGTCAACCTCTTCATCCTTCAGTTGAGCAGCAACAAGATTAGAGAGCTGCGCCCAGGGGCCTTCCAAGGCGCCAAGGATCTGCGCTGGCTCTACCTGTCGGACAATGCCCTGAGCACCGTGCAGCCCGGAGCCCTGGACGACGTGGAGAACCTTGCGAAATTCCACCTGGACAAGAATCAGCTGTCCACTTACCCCACCGCAGCTCTGAGCAAACTGAGAGTGGTGGAAGAATTAAAATTGTCTCACAACCCACTTAAAGTCATCCCAGACCAAGCCTTCCAATCTTTTGGAAGATATCTGGAGACCCTCATCCTGGACAACATGAATCTAGAGAAG ttttctGATGGTGCTTTCTTGGGTGTGACCACCCTAAAACATGTCCACCTGGAGAACAACCGGTTGAACCAGTTGCCCTCTAACTTCCCTTTTGATGGTTTGGAGACACTGACCCTGACCAACAATCCCTGGAAGTGCACCTGCCAGCTCCATGGCCTTCGAAG GTGGTTGGAGGCCAAGGCCTCACGCCCTGATGCAACATGTGCATCTCCCACTAAGTTCCGAGGTCAGCACATCCGGGAGACAGCAGCCTTTCGTGGCTGCAAATTCCCCACCAAGAGATCTAAGAAAGCCAGCCGCCATTGA